One Streptomyces sp. NBC_01237 genomic region harbors:
- a CDS encoding zinc-dependent metalloprotease, which translates to MTSIGGAEMVDWKLAVATATRLVRPGPDISREEARAVVAELRRHAKASEEHVRGFTRMIPEGSRPEDTPVLVVDRAGWIKANVAGFRELLRPLLEKMQDRRGGGPGGAVLGAVGGKVTGVELGMLLSFLASRILGQYETFAPATRELPGSATGGGRLLLVAPNIVHVERELDVDPHDFRLWVALHEETHRTQFTGVPWLRDHLRGEIQSFLDETDVDPVTVLERLREAAQTLSGGSRPEGEQGEEGGRSLVEIVQTPGQRETLGRLTAVMSLLEGHADFVMDGVGPEVVGSVGEIREKFQQRRANGAGRLDLALRKLLGLDAKLRQYRDGEKFVRSVVDEVGMDGFNRIWTSPNTLPTKAEIAKPEDWVARVHRKAES; encoded by the coding sequence ATGACGAGCATCGGTGGTGCCGAGATGGTCGACTGGAAACTCGCGGTCGCGACCGCGACCCGGCTCGTGCGGCCGGGCCCCGACATCAGCCGCGAGGAGGCCCGCGCCGTCGTCGCGGAGCTGCGCCGGCATGCCAAGGCCTCGGAGGAACACGTACGCGGGTTCACCCGGATGATTCCGGAGGGGAGCCGGCCGGAGGACACCCCCGTCCTGGTCGTGGACCGCGCGGGCTGGATCAAGGCCAACGTCGCGGGCTTCCGCGAGCTGCTCCGCCCCCTCCTGGAGAAGATGCAGGACCGGCGAGGCGGCGGCCCCGGCGGCGCCGTCCTCGGTGCGGTCGGCGGCAAGGTGACCGGCGTCGAGCTGGGCATGCTGCTGTCGTTCCTGGCCTCCCGCATCCTCGGCCAGTACGAGACGTTCGCCCCCGCCACCCGTGAGCTGCCCGGCTCCGCCACCGGCGGCGGCCGACTGCTGCTGGTCGCCCCCAACATCGTCCACGTCGAGCGGGAACTGGACGTCGACCCGCACGACTTCAGGCTCTGGGTGGCCCTCCACGAGGAGACCCACCGCACCCAGTTCACCGGTGTGCCCTGGCTCCGCGACCATCTGCGGGGCGAGATCCAGTCGTTCCTCGACGAGACCGACGTCGACCCGGTGACCGTCCTGGAGCGGCTGCGCGAGGCCGCCCAGACCCTGTCCGGCGGCAGCCGCCCCGAGGGCGAGCAGGGCGAGGAGGGCGGACGCAGCCTCGTCGAGATCGTGCAGACGCCCGGTCAGCGCGAGACCCTCGGCCGCCTCACCGCCGTGATGTCGCTGCTCGAAGGCCACGCGGACTTCGTGATGGACGGCGTCGGTCCCGAGGTGGTCGGCTCCGTCGGTGAGATCCGCGAGAAGTTCCAGCAGCGCAGGGCGAACGGGGCGGGCCGCCTCGACCTGGCCCTGCGCAAGCTCCTGGGCCTCGACGCCAAGCTGCGGCAGTACCGCGACGGCGAGAAGTTCGTCCGGTCCGTGGTCGACGAGGTCGGTATGGACGGCTTCAACCGGATCTGGACCTCACCGAACACCCTGCCGACCAAGGCGGAGATCGCCAAGCCGGAGGACTGGGTCGCGCGGGTGCACCGTAAGGCAGAGTCGTGA
- the dacB gene encoding D-alanyl-D-alanine carboxypeptidase/D-alanyl-D-alanine endopeptidase yields MAEPVERPSIKPLNKWGRLKDTLKDKLKDPKRTLGSDNWPLVAGSAVLGLVVAAGAVIAAGPWDSGQRKAERDRAAVRDRTGGAHHGRTAPGGADPAPSAPAVLGALGSTVPRSAPEGASGLPDTLAPLLDSPALGTRSTAVVIDTATGKQLYGHGATTPMTPASTVKIATAAAALSALGPDHRIATTVRASPDGRTLTLVGGGDPTLDKAALRALAADTVRALRAKGITSVKLAYDTSRYSGPALHPIGPNENIAPVSALMVNEGRLDSTDRGPAPRTTDPAGDAARAFAGYLDDDGVATKRAPRAGRPAAASEPVATHRSAPLSSLVERALTNSDNDIAEALARQTALAAGEPADFKGSRRAVTAQLKKLKMPVTGARLADGSGLDREDRVTAGLLAALLARAADPDHPELRPVLTGLPVAGFSGTLGNRYSATDRGTGVIRAKTGTLTGVNALAGTVLDHRGRLLAFAFLASGTPSAAEAEPALDALATALTGKTR; encoded by the coding sequence GTGGCCGAGCCGGTGGAAAGACCCTCGATCAAGCCGTTGAACAAATGGGGCAGGCTCAAAGACACGCTGAAGGACAAGCTGAAAGACCCGAAGAGAACACTCGGGTCGGACAACTGGCCGCTCGTCGCAGGCTCCGCTGTGCTCGGCCTGGTCGTCGCGGCCGGCGCCGTCATCGCCGCCGGTCCCTGGGACTCCGGTCAGCGTAAGGCCGAGCGGGACCGGGCCGCCGTCCGGGATCGTACAGGTGGCGCACATCACGGCCGGACCGCGCCCGGCGGAGCGGACCCCGCCCCCAGCGCGCCCGCCGTACTCGGCGCGCTCGGCTCCACCGTCCCCCGTTCGGCCCCCGAGGGCGCGTCCGGTCTTCCGGACACCCTCGCCCCGCTGCTCGACTCACCCGCACTCGGCACCCGCAGCACCGCCGTCGTGATCGACACGGCCACCGGCAAGCAGCTGTACGGACACGGCGCCACCACCCCCATGACCCCGGCCTCCACCGTCAAGATCGCCACCGCGGCCGCCGCGCTCTCCGCCCTCGGCCCCGACCACCGCATCGCCACGACGGTCCGGGCGTCGCCCGACGGGCGCACCCTCACCCTCGTCGGCGGCGGTGACCCCACCCTCGACAAGGCCGCCCTGCGCGCGCTGGCCGCCGACACCGTGCGGGCCCTGCGCGCGAAGGGCATCACCTCCGTCAAGCTGGCCTACGACACCTCCCGTTACTCCGGGCCCGCCCTGCACCCCATCGGCCCCAACGAGAACATCGCCCCCGTCAGCGCCCTGATGGTCAACGAGGGACGCCTCGACAGCACCGACCGCGGTCCGGCCCCGCGCACCACCGACCCGGCCGGGGACGCCGCCCGCGCCTTCGCCGGGTATCTCGACGACGACGGCGTCGCGACGAAGCGGGCCCCCCGGGCCGGCCGCCCCGCCGCCGCGTCCGAGCCGGTGGCCACGCACCGCTCCGCCCCGCTGTCCTCCCTCGTCGAACGGGCCCTGACCAACAGCGACAACGACATCGCCGAGGCGCTCGCCCGGCAGACCGCCCTCGCGGCGGGCGAACCGGCCGACTTCAAGGGCTCCCGGCGCGCCGTCACCGCGCAGCTCAAGAAACTGAAGATGCCGGTGACCGGTGCCCGCCTCGCCGACGGCAGCGGCCTCGACCGCGAAGACCGGGTCACCGCGGGACTCCTCGCCGCCCTGCTGGCCCGCGCCGCCGACCCTGACCACCCCGAACTCCGCCCCGTCCTCACCGGCCTCCCGGTGGCGGGGTTCAGCGGCACACTCGGCAACCGCTACTCCGCGACCGACCGCGGCACCGGTGTGATCCGCGCCAAGACCGGCACCCTCACCGGCGTCAACGCCCTCGCCGGAACGGTCCTGGACCACCGGGGGCGGCTCCTCGCCTTCGCCTTCCTGGCGTCGGGCACCCCGTCCGCCGCCGAGGCCGAGCCGGCCCTCGACGCCCTGGCCACCGCGCTCACCGGGAAGACCCGATGA
- a CDS encoding inorganic diphosphatase, whose translation MEFDVTIEIPKGSRNKYEVDHETGRIRLDRRLFTSTSYPADYGFVENTLGEDGDPLDALVILDEPTFPGCLIKCRAIGMFRMTDEAGGDDKLLCVPASDPRVEHLRDIHHVSEFDRLEIQHFFEVYKDLEPGKSVEGADWVGRAEAEAEIEASYKRLEAQGGAH comes from the coding sequence GTGGAGTTCGACGTCACCATCGAGATTCCGAAGGGTTCGCGGAACAAGTACGAGGTGGACCACGAGACCGGTCGGATCCGTCTGGACCGTCGGCTCTTCACCTCGACCAGCTACCCCGCCGACTACGGATTCGTCGAGAACACCCTGGGCGAGGACGGCGACCCGCTGGACGCGCTGGTCATCCTGGACGAGCCGACCTTCCCCGGCTGCCTCATCAAGTGCCGCGCCATCGGCATGTTCCGTATGACGGACGAGGCCGGCGGCGACGACAAGCTGCTGTGTGTCCCGGCGTCCGACCCCCGGGTGGAGCACCTGCGCGACATCCACCATGTGTCGGAGTTCGACCGCCTGGAGATCCAGCACTTCTTCGAGGTCTACAAGGACCTGGAGCCCGGCAAGTCCGTCGAGGGTGCCGACTGGGTCGGCCGCGCCGAGGCGGAGGCCGAGATCGAGGCTTCGTACAAGCGTCTTGAGGCCCAGGGCGGCGCGCACTGA
- a CDS encoding threonine/serine ThrE exporter family protein, whose translation MVAESGGPEDQKPQSDEARSAFVPPAGTGRPTSPPEDDQPTSEFAVPPGLQTDAPGGAGPGSGSGSGSGGGSGGGSGSGSNSDTLSSAFAPPLTYSAQHSPPAFTPAQGIPMIRLTKEAPWQDRMRTMLRMPVTERPAPESVQRTDDSGPAVPRVLDLTLRIGELLLAGGEGAEDVEAAMFAVTRSYGLDRCEPTVTFTLLSISHQPSLVEDPVTASRTVRRRGTDYTRLAAVFRLIDDIATEDIDVSLEEAYRRLAEIRRNRHPYPGWVLTAAAGLLAGSASVLVGGGVLVFIVAAAGAMLGDRLAWLCAGRGLPEFYQFMVAAMPPAAMGVALTLTHSTDVRPSAVITGGLFALLPGRALVAGVQDGLTGYYITAAARLLEVMYFFIGIVTGVLLILYLGVQLGVGLNPEARFVPNDRPVLQILASMALSLAFAVLLQQERSTVLAVTLNGGVAWIIYGAMARTGGISAVAATAVAAGLVGLFGQLFSRYRYTSSLPFITAAIGPLLPGSATYFGLLGVAQGELDTGLASLSTAVATALAIAIGVNLGSEISRLFMRVPGAVDGANRRAAKRTRGF comes from the coding sequence GTGGTGGCGGAATCGGGCGGTCCTGAGGACCAGAAGCCCCAGTCCGACGAGGCGCGCAGCGCCTTCGTCCCGCCTGCCGGGACGGGTCGGCCCACCTCCCCGCCCGAGGACGACCAGCCGACGTCGGAGTTCGCCGTGCCGCCCGGTCTGCAGACCGATGCGCCGGGCGGTGCCGGACCGGGTTCCGGTTCCGGTTCGGGTTCCGGGGGTGGTTCGGGCGGCGGATCGGGAAGCGGCTCGAACTCCGACACGCTGAGTTCGGCCTTCGCCCCGCCCCTGACGTACAGCGCCCAGCATTCGCCGCCCGCGTTCACCCCGGCGCAGGGCATCCCGATGATCCGGCTGACCAAGGAAGCCCCGTGGCAGGACCGGATGCGCACGATGCTGCGGATGCCGGTGACCGAGCGCCCGGCCCCCGAGAGCGTGCAGCGGACCGACGACTCGGGCCCCGCCGTGCCGCGGGTGCTCGACCTGACGCTGCGTATCGGCGAACTGCTGCTGGCGGGCGGTGAGGGCGCCGAGGACGTCGAGGCGGCGATGTTCGCGGTGACGCGTTCGTACGGTCTCGACCGGTGCGAGCCGACCGTCACCTTCACCCTGCTGTCCATCTCGCACCAGCCGTCGCTGGTCGAGGACCCGGTGACGGCGAGCCGTACCGTACGCCGCCGGGGCACCGACTACACCCGGCTGGCCGCGGTGTTCCGGCTCATCGACGACATCGCCACGGAGGACATCGACGTCTCGCTGGAGGAGGCGTACCGGCGCCTCGCGGAGATCCGGCGCAATCGGCACCCGTACCCGGGCTGGGTGCTGACGGCCGCCGCCGGGCTGCTCGCCGGTTCGGCATCGGTGCTGGTCGGCGGTGGAGTGCTGGTCTTCATCGTGGCGGCGGCCGGCGCGATGCTCGGGGACCGGCTGGCCTGGCTCTGCGCCGGGCGCGGGCTGCCGGAGTTCTACCAGTTCATGGTCGCGGCCATGCCGCCCGCCGCGATGGGCGTCGCGCTGACCCTGACCCATTCGACCGATGTCCGCCCGTCCGCGGTGATCACCGGTGGGCTGTTCGCGCTGCTGCCGGGGCGGGCGCTGGTCGCCGGTGTGCAGGACGGCCTGACCGGCTACTACATCACCGCGGCGGCGCGGCTGCTCGAAGTCATGTACTTCTTCATCGGCATCGTCACCGGTGTGCTGCTGATCCTCTATCTGGGGGTCCAGCTGGGCGTCGGGCTGAATCCGGAAGCCCGGTTCGTGCCCAACGACCGGCCGGTGCTCCAGATCCTGGCGTCGATGGCCCTCAGCCTGGCGTTCGCCGTCCTGCTCCAGCAGGAACGATCCACCGTGCTCGCGGTGACCCTCAACGGGGGCGTGGCCTGGATCATCTACGGGGCGATGGCCCGCACCGGCGGCATCTCGGCGGTGGCGGCCACAGCGGTGGCGGCCGGTCTGGTGGGCCTGTTCGGGCAGTTGTTCTCGCGCTACCGGTACACGTCCTCGCTGCCGTTCATCACGGCGGCGATCGGACCGCTGCTGCCCGGTTCGGCGACGTACTTCGGGCTGCTGGGTGTGGCACAGGGCGAGTTGGACACCGGGCTGGCCTCGCTGTCGACGGCGGTGGCGACCGCGCTGGCCATCGCGATCGGCGTGAACCTGGGGAGCGAGATCTCCCGGCTCTTCATGCGGGTGCCGGGCGCGGTCGACGGCGCGAACCGCCGTGCGGCCAAGCGGACGCGTGGCTTCTGA
- a CDS encoding DedA family protein codes for MNTLALGPSWLDPDYLLNTFGLPGLLLIVFAESGLLIGFFLPGDSLLFTTGLLVTTGDLKYPLWLVCTLVALAAIIGDQVGYLFGRKVGPSLFRRPDSRLFKQENVEKAHDFFEKYGPKSLVLARFVPIVRTFTPIIAGVSRMNYRSFITYNIIGGILWGVGVTLLGAMLGKIDFVHAHIELILILIVLISVVPIVIEFLRARSKSKKAARQQDGDGGPSAGGSPSSGGRGRHAKR; via the coding sequence TTGAATACGCTTGCGCTCGGCCCGAGCTGGCTGGACCCGGACTATCTGCTCAACACCTTCGGACTTCCCGGCCTTCTTCTCATCGTCTTCGCCGAGTCCGGACTGCTGATCGGCTTCTTCCTGCCGGGCGACTCCCTGCTGTTCACCACGGGTCTGCTGGTGACCACGGGCGATCTGAAGTACCCGCTCTGGCTGGTCTGCACCCTGGTGGCGCTGGCGGCGATCATCGGCGACCAGGTCGGCTATCTCTTCGGCCGCAAGGTGGGCCCGTCCCTCTTCAGGCGCCCCGACTCCCGCCTCTTCAAACAGGAGAACGTGGAGAAGGCCCACGACTTCTTCGAGAAGTACGGTCCGAAGTCGCTGGTCCTGGCCCGCTTCGTGCCCATCGTGCGGACCTTCACGCCGATCATCGCCGGTGTGAGCCGGATGAACTACCGCTCGTTCATCACGTACAACATCATCGGCGGCATCCTCTGGGGTGTCGGCGTCACGCTGCTCGGCGCCATGCTCGGCAAGATCGACTTCGTGCACGCGCACATCGAGCTGATCCTCATCCTGATCGTCCTGATCTCGGTGGTGCCGATCGTGATCGAGTTCCTGCGCGCCCGCAGCAAGTCGAAGAAGGCCGCCCGTCAGCAGGACGGCGACGGCGGTCCGTCGGCGGGCGGGAGCCCGTCCTCGGGCGGACGCGGCCGTCACGCCAAGCGCTGA
- a CDS encoding YbjQ family protein: protein MGIEDYGGGQTAKADVLVVTTNDVPGHQVTQVIGEVFGLTVRSRHLGSQIGAGLKSMIGGELKGLTKTLVETRNQAMERLVDQAKARGANAVLMMRFDVSEAADVGTEVCAYGTAAVISKT from the coding sequence ATGGGCATTGAGGATTACGGCGGCGGACAGACGGCCAAGGCCGACGTCCTGGTCGTCACGACGAATGACGTACCCGGCCACCAGGTCACCCAGGTGATCGGCGAGGTGTTCGGGCTGACCGTGCGCTCCCGCCACCTCGGCAGTCAGATCGGCGCCGGGCTGAAGTCGATGATCGGCGGCGAGCTGAAGGGGCTGACCAAGACCCTGGTCGAGACCCGCAACCAGGCGATGGAGCGGCTCGTCGATCAGGCGAAGGCGCGCGGCGCGAACGCGGTGCTGATGATGCGGTTCGATGTCTCCGAGGCGGCCGACGTGGGCACCGAGGTGTGCGCGTACGGCACGGCGGCGGTGATCAGCAAGACCTAG
- a CDS encoding ion channel protein, with product MTPDSAAPALPAPTTARRLLPVVLPALVVGVVSALVLLGVSLLAEQLQDVLWETLPDALGVGRYSSLWMIVMLTATGLAVGLVVHTVHGHGGPDPATTGLVDAPMTPGVVPGLLLVTMLALAGGVSLGPENPITAANIALAFWLGRRAAPGAPAELWVALAAAGTIGALFGTPVAAALILSETLAARPGPGALWDKLFAPLAAGAAGALTMTLIDHPSFDLSLPDFAHPGWGDLLASLVIASAGALLGLVAVYAFPVTHRAFRALRHPVLALTAGGLVLGLLGALGGHLTLFKGLEEVKELAEDPDGWSAGGFAVMAVVKMAALVIAATCGFRGGRIFPAVFVGVALGFCAHALVDAVPPALAVSCAVLGVLLAITRQGWLSLFTAAVLVSDMAVLPLLCVATLPAWLLVTGRPQMQLHEDGTPLR from the coding sequence GTGACCCCCGATTCCGCCGCCCCCGCACTCCCCGCGCCCACCACCGCCCGGCGGCTGCTGCCGGTCGTTCTGCCCGCGCTGGTCGTGGGCGTGGTCTCCGCGCTCGTCCTGCTCGGCGTCAGCCTCCTCGCGGAGCAGCTCCAGGACGTGCTCTGGGAGACCCTTCCCGACGCGCTCGGCGTCGGCCGGTACTCCTCGCTGTGGATGATCGTGATGCTCACCGCGACCGGCCTCGCGGTCGGCCTGGTCGTGCACACCGTGCACGGCCACGGCGGGCCCGACCCGGCCACCACCGGCCTGGTCGACGCCCCCATGACGCCCGGCGTCGTCCCCGGACTGCTCCTGGTGACCATGCTGGCCCTGGCGGGCGGGGTGAGCCTGGGGCCGGAGAACCCGATCACCGCCGCCAACATCGCGCTCGCCTTCTGGCTCGGCCGCCGCGCCGCGCCCGGAGCGCCGGCCGAGCTGTGGGTCGCGCTCGCCGCGGCCGGCACCATCGGCGCCCTGTTCGGCACCCCGGTCGCCGCGGCCCTGATCCTCTCCGAGACCCTCGCCGCGCGCCCCGGCCCGGGAGCGCTCTGGGACAAGCTCTTCGCCCCGCTCGCGGCGGGCGCGGCCGGGGCGCTGACCATGACGCTGATCGACCACCCGAGCTTCGACCTGTCGCTGCCGGACTTCGCGCATCCGGGGTGGGGCGACCTGCTCGCCTCCCTGGTGATCGCCTCGGCGGGAGCACTGCTCGGTCTGGTGGCGGTGTACGCCTTCCCCGTGACGCACCGGGCGTTCAGGGCCCTGAGGCATCCGGTCCTCGCGCTGACCGCGGGCGGGCTGGTGCTGGGGCTGCTGGGTGCGCTGGGCGGGCACCTCACCCTCTTCAAGGGGCTCGAAGAGGTGAAGGAGCTCGCCGAGGACCCGGACGGGTGGTCGGCCGGGGGTTTCGCGGTGATGGCGGTGGTGAAGATGGCCGCCCTGGTGATCGCGGCGACCTGCGGCTTCCGTGGCGGCCGCATCTTCCCGGCCGTCTTCGTGGGGGTGGCGCTCGGATTCTGCGCCCATGCGCTGGTCGACGCGGTGCCGCCCGCCCTCGCGGTGTCCTGTGCGGTGCTGGGCGTCCTGCTCGCGATCACCCGGCAGGGCTGGCTGAGCCTGTTCACGGCGGCGGTGCTCGTCAGCGACATGGCCGTACTGCCGCTGCTCTGCGTGGCCACGCTGCCCGCCTGGCTGCTGGTGACCGGGCGGCCCCAGATGCAGCTGCACGAGGACGGCACACCGCTGCGGTGA
- a CDS encoding glutamate decarboxylase has protein sequence MALHRGAHPHQDEPTEERRRLALNPFFGEADPAAGMESAPPRHRLPDGPLPPSTAYRLVHDELMLDGNSRLNLATFVTTWMEPQAGVLMGECRDKNMIDKDEYPRTAELERRCVAMLADLWNAPDPAAAVGCSTTGSSEACMLAGLALKRRWANRNADRYPATARPNLVMGINVQVCWEKFCTFWEVEARQVPMEGGRFHLDPQAAAELCDENTIGVVGILGSTFDGSYEPIAELCAALDDLQERTGLDIPVHVDGASGAMVAPFLDEDVVWDFRLPRVSSINTSGHKYGLVYPGVGWALWRSAAELPEELVFRVNYLGGDMPTFALNFSRPGAQVVAQYYTFLRLGREGYRAVQQASRDVAGGLARAIEDLGDFQLLTRGDELPVFAFTTTPEVGAYDVFDVSRRLREHGWLVPAYTFPANRQDLSVLRVVCRNGFSADLGELLVEDLRVLLPELRAQRHPLSHDRPVPTSFHH, from the coding sequence ATGGCGCTCCACCGAGGTGCCCATCCGCACCAGGACGAACCCACCGAGGAGCGGCGCAGGCTCGCCCTCAACCCGTTCTTCGGCGAGGCCGACCCGGCGGCGGGGATGGAGTCCGCGCCGCCCCGGCACCGGCTGCCGGACGGGCCGCTGCCGCCCTCGACGGCGTACCGGCTCGTCCATGACGAGCTGATGCTCGACGGCAACTCCCGTCTCAACCTGGCCACGTTCGTCACCACCTGGATGGAGCCCCAGGCCGGGGTGCTGATGGGTGAGTGCCGGGACAAGAACATGATCGACAAGGACGAGTACCCGCGCACCGCCGAGCTGGAACGGCGCTGTGTGGCGATGCTCGCCGATCTGTGGAACGCCCCCGATCCGGCGGCGGCCGTGGGGTGTTCGACCACCGGGTCGAGCGAGGCGTGCATGCTGGCCGGGCTGGCGCTGAAACGGCGCTGGGCGAACCGGAACGCCGACCGCTACCCGGCCACCGCGCGGCCCAATCTGGTGATGGGCATCAATGTGCAGGTCTGCTGGGAGAAGTTCTGCACGTTCTGGGAGGTCGAGGCGCGGCAGGTACCGATGGAGGGCGGCCGCTTCCATCTGGACCCGCAGGCCGCGGCGGAGCTGTGCGACGAGAACACCATCGGGGTCGTCGGCATCCTCGGCTCCACGTTCGACGGCTCCTACGAGCCGATCGCGGAGCTGTGCGCGGCACTGGACGACCTCCAGGAGCGTACGGGGCTCGACATCCCGGTCCATGTGGACGGGGCGTCCGGGGCGATGGTGGCGCCGTTCCTGGACGAGGACGTGGTGTGGGACTTCCGGCTCCCCCGGGTGTCGTCCATCAACACGTCCGGGCACAAGTACGGGCTCGTCTACCCCGGGGTCGGCTGGGCGCTGTGGCGTTCGGCCGCCGAGCTGCCGGAGGAGCTGGTCTTCCGGGTCAACTATCTGGGCGGCGACATGCCGACCTTCGCGCTGAACTTCTCCCGGCCGGGTGCGCAGGTGGTGGCGCAGTACTACACGTTCCTGCGGCTGGGCCGGGAGGGCTACCGGGCCGTCCAGCAGGCGTCGAGGGATGTCGCGGGCGGCCTCGCCCGCGCGATCGAGGACCTGGGGGACTTCCAGCTCCTGACCCGGGGGGACGAGCTGCCGGTGTTCGCCTTCACGACGACGCCGGAGGTCGGTGCGTACGACGTGTTCGACGTGTCGCGGCGGCTGCGGGAGCACGGGTGGCTGGTGCCCGCGTACACGTTCCCCGCCAACCGGCAGGATCTGTCGGTGCTGCGGGTGGTCTGCCGCAACGGGTTCTCGGCGGATCTGGGGGAGCTGCTGGTGGAGGATCTGCGCGTGCTGCTGCCGGAACTGCGTGCACAGCGGCACCCGTTGAGCCATGACCGGCCGGTGCCCACGTCGTTCCATCACTGA
- a CDS encoding ABC transporter permease: MTRRELAHWARQPVQVVVGLVFPVMLLLMFNYLVGGGRGVEGDNTEFLVPGMLALTMAFGLEATMLAVTQDLGKGVIDRFRSMPMVSGAVLVGRSVADMLQSVAALAVMIGVGYAVGWRWHNGLGAALGAVGLLLLLRFAMLWVGIQLAMVAGRPEMVQAVQILVWPVGFLSNVFATPESMPGWLGAVVEWNPMSATATAVRDLFGNPGGAADSWAASHAELLAVLWPVALVAVFFPLAVRRFSRLNR, from the coding sequence ATGACCCGGCGCGAACTGGCGCACTGGGCGCGGCAGCCGGTCCAGGTGGTGGTGGGCCTGGTCTTCCCGGTGATGCTGCTCCTGATGTTCAACTACCTGGTCGGCGGCGGCCGGGGCGTCGAGGGCGACAACACCGAGTTCCTGGTGCCCGGCATGCTCGCCCTCACCATGGCCTTCGGCCTGGAGGCGACGATGCTCGCGGTCACCCAGGACCTGGGCAAGGGGGTCATCGACCGGTTCCGCTCGATGCCGATGGTCTCGGGTGCCGTGCTGGTCGGCCGGAGTGTCGCGGACATGCTCCAGTCGGTGGCGGCCCTGGCCGTGATGATCGGCGTCGGCTACGCGGTCGGCTGGCGCTGGCACAACGGACTCGGCGCGGCCCTGGGGGCGGTGGGGCTGCTGCTCCTGCTGAGGTTCGCGATGCTGTGGGTCGGGATCCAGCTGGCGATGGTGGCGGGCCGGCCGGAGATGGTGCAGGCGGTGCAGATCCTCGTCTGGCCGGTGGGCTTCCTCTCCAATGTCTTCGCGACGCCGGAGTCGATGCCGGGGTGGCTGGGCGCGGTGGTCGAGTGGAACCCCATGTCGGCGACGGCCACGGCGGTACGCGACCTGTTCGGCAATCCGGGCGGTGCGGCCGACTCCTGGGCGGCCAGCCACGCCGAACTCCTGGCGGTGCTCTGGCCGGTGGCACTGGTCGCGGTGTTCTTCCCGCTGGCGGTACGGAGGTTCAGCCGGCTGAACCGCTGA
- a CDS encoding ATP-binding cassette domain-containing protein encodes MTDAIVVEGVRKRYGDKHALDGLDLTVGRGTVHGVLGPNGAGKTTAVRIMSTLLRHDEGRVEVAGLDVRERAGEVRRRIGLLGQHAAVDEELGGRQNLEMFGRLYHLGARRAGARADELLERFGLAGTGRKAVRQYSGGMRRRLDLAASLITDPEVLFLDEPTTGLDPRGRAEVWEAVRSLVGGGTTVLLTTQYLEEADQLADRISVIDHGRVAAEGTADGLKALVGGDRIDVTLRDASRLGEAAVLLGGTDLRVDEDRRLLSAPAPDRMATLTRTVRALEEAGIEAEDIAVRRPTLDEVFLSLTGRSADRTEVAA; translated from the coding sequence TTGACCGACGCGATCGTCGTGGAAGGCGTACGCAAGCGGTACGGGGACAAGCACGCCCTGGACGGCCTGGACCTCACGGTCGGCAGGGGCACCGTGCACGGGGTGCTCGGCCCCAACGGGGCGGGCAAGACCACCGCCGTACGCATCATGTCGACGCTCCTGCGGCACGACGAGGGCCGCGTGGAGGTGGCGGGCCTCGACGTCCGCGAACGGGCCGGGGAGGTGCGGCGCAGGATCGGCCTGCTCGGGCAGCACGCGGCGGTGGACGAGGAGCTGGGCGGCCGGCAGAACCTGGAGATGTTCGGCCGGCTGTACCACCTGGGTGCGCGCCGGGCGGGCGCCCGAGCCGACGAACTCCTGGAGCGCTTCGGGCTGGCGGGCACCGGGCGCAAGGCCGTCAGGCAGTACAGCGGAGGCATGCGTCGACGGCTCGATCTGGCCGCCTCGCTGATCACCGACCCGGAGGTGCTGTTCCTGGACGAACCGACGACGGGCCTGGACCCGCGCGGCCGGGCCGAGGTGTGGGAGGCCGTCCGTTCCCTGGTCGGCGGCGGCACCACGGTCCTGCTGACCACGCAGTATCTGGAGGAGGCGGACCAGCTGGCCGACCGGATCTCGGTGATCGACCACGGCCGGGTGGCGGCGGAGGGAACCGCCGACGGACTGAAGGCGCTGGTCGGCGGCGACCGGATCGACGTGACCCTGCGCGACGCGTCCCGGCTGGGGGAGGCGGCGGTGCTCCTGGGCGGCACGGACCTGCGCGTCGACGAGGACCGGCGGCTGCTCAGCGCCCCGGCCCCGGACCGGATGGCGACGCTGACCCGGACCGTACGGGCACTGGAGGAGGCGGGCATCGAGGCGGAGGACATCGCGGTGCGCCGCCCGACCCTGGACGAGGTGTTCCTGTCCCTCACCGGCAGGAGCGCGGACCGCACGGAGGTGGCGGCATGA